One window of Geoalkalibacter sp. genomic DNA carries:
- a CDS encoding pyridoxal phosphate-dependent aminotransferase, with translation MAIADKVQGCIERSSWIRKMFEEGAALRAKFGAENVFDFTLGNPAVEPPAAFRAQLLELAQKPIIGMHRYMNNAGHEETRAAVAEILAEKSGLPVAARHVIMTCGAGGALNVILKTILNPGEEVIILTPYFVEYKFYIDNHGGVPVEVWTDRNTFQPNIDAIAAAVGPKTRALILNSPNNPTGVIYPRETLAALGRMLEQKEKELSRQIYVISDEPYARLSYDGKQVPAIFACIRNAVIATSHSKDLALPGERIGYLAANPRMREVELFMEGAVFCNRVLGFVNAPALMQLLVTGLQRASVDIAEYQQKRDVLYNHLSRLGFDMVKPDGGFYLFPKSPLADDVAFVKAAQKHNLLLVPGSGFGAPGYFRIAYCVDLAMIERSLAAWDKLAAETLSA, from the coding sequence ATGGCCATTGCCGACAAGGTTCAGGGATGTATCGAGCGTTCTTCGTGGATTCGCAAGATGTTCGAGGAGGGCGCGGCGCTACGCGCCAAATTCGGCGCGGAAAATGTGTTTGATTTCACCCTGGGCAACCCCGCCGTGGAGCCGCCCGCGGCCTTTCGCGCGCAACTGCTGGAACTGGCGCAAAAACCCATCATCGGCATGCACCGCTACATGAACAATGCAGGCCACGAAGAAACGCGCGCCGCCGTGGCGGAAATTCTCGCCGAAAAAAGCGGCTTGCCGGTGGCCGCGCGCCACGTGATCATGACCTGCGGCGCGGGCGGCGCCCTCAACGTGATTCTCAAGACCATTCTTAATCCGGGCGAAGAGGTGATCATTCTCACCCCCTACTTCGTCGAGTACAAGTTTTACATCGACAACCACGGCGGTGTGCCGGTGGAGGTATGGACCGATCGCAATACCTTCCAGCCCAACATCGATGCCATCGCCGCCGCCGTCGGCCCCAAGACTCGGGCCCTCATCCTCAATTCACCCAACAACCCGACCGGGGTCATCTATCCGCGTGAAACCCTGGCCGCACTTGGGCGCATGCTGGAACAGAAGGAAAAGGAGCTCAGTCGCCAGATCTACGTGATTTCCGATGAGCCCTACGCGCGGCTGAGCTACGACGGCAAGCAGGTGCCCGCCATCTTTGCCTGCATCCGCAACGCGGTGATCGCCACCTCCCACTCCAAGGATCTGGCCCTGCCCGGCGAGCGCATCGGTTATCTGGCCGCCAACCCGCGAATGCGCGAGGTCGAATTGTTCATGGAGGGTGCGGTGTTCTGCAACCGTGTGCTGGGTTTCGTGAACGCCCCGGCTCTCATGCAGTTGCTGGTGACCGGTTTGCAGCGCGCCAGCGTGGATATCGCCGAATACCAGCAAAAGCGGGATGTGCTCTACAACCACCTCAGCCGGCTCGGTTTTGACATGGTCAAACCCGACGGCGGCTTTTACCTGTTTCCCAAATCGCCCCTGGCCGATGACGTGGCCTTCGTCAAGGCGGCGCAAAAGCACAACCTGCTGCTGGTGCCGGGTTCGGGCTTCGGTGCGCCGGGTTATTTCCGCATCGCCTACTGCGTCGATCTGGCCATGATCGAACGCAGCCTGGCGGCCTGGGACAAACTTGCCGCCGAAACGCTGTCCGCCTGA
- a CDS encoding YchJ family protein: MNSCPCGSTNEYSVCCEPIITGKRFAETAEQLMRARYTAHVKVEVDFLFESTHPDNREGYDHKGTRAWAEHSEWYGLEILDTNKGGPGDEEGQVEFIARFRDKAGKRTHHELGQFKRKEGQWLFTEGIMVKAKPLNSSKIGRNDPCFCGSGDKYKKCCGK; encoded by the coding sequence ATGAACAGCTGTCCCTGCGGAAGTACGAACGAATATTCCGTCTGCTGCGAACCGATCATCACCGGCAAGCGTTTCGCCGAAACCGCCGAGCAGTTGATGCGGGCGCGCTACACCGCCCATGTGAAGGTCGAGGTCGATTTTCTCTTCGAGAGCACCCATCCGGACAACCGCGAGGGCTATGACCATAAAGGAACCCGAGCCTGGGCGGAACATTCCGAATGGTATGGACTTGAGATCCTCGACACCAACAAGGGCGGTCCCGGGGACGAAGAAGGCCAGGTCGAGTTCATTGCCCGGTTCCGCGACAAGGCCGGCAAGCGCACCCATCATGAGCTTGGGCAGTTCAAGCGCAAGGAGGGGCAATGGCTGTTCACCGAAGGGATCATGGTCAAGGCCAAGCCCCTGAACTCAAGCAAAATCGGCCGCAATGATCCCTGCTTTTGCGGTAGCGGAGACAAATACAAAAAATGTTGCGGGAAGTAA